One Falco naumanni isolate bFalNau1 chromosome 13, bFalNau1.pat, whole genome shotgun sequence DNA segment encodes these proteins:
- the KIF1A gene encoding kinesin-like protein KIF1A isoform X28, translating into MAGASVKVAVRVRPFNSREMSRESKCIIQMSGSTTTILNPKQPKETPKSFSFDYSYWSHTTPADINYASQKQVYRDIGEEMLQHAFEGYNVCIFAYGQTGAGKSYTMMGKQEKDQQGIIPQLCEDLFSRINDTTNDNMSYSVEVSYMEIYCERVRDLLNPKNKGNLRVREHPLMGPYVEDLSKLAVTSYNDIQDLMDSGNKARTVAATNMNETSSRSHAVFNIIFTQKRHDAETDITTEKVSKISLVDLAGSERADSTGAKGTRLKEGANINKSLTTLGKVISALAEMDSGPNKNKKKKKTDFIPYRDSVLTWLLRENLGGNSRTAMVAALSPADINYDETLSTLRYADRAKQIRCNAVINEDPNNKLIRELKDEVARLRDLLYAQGLGDIIDTHPAAGGSKYVSDFENNNDARRAELSHRHDNLSTVTNAIAGISPSSSLSALSSRAASVASLHERIMFAPGSEEAIERLKETEKIIAELNETWEEKLRRTEAIRMEREALLAEMGVAMREDGGTLGVFSPKKTPHLVNLNEDPLMSECLLYYIKDGITRVGREDAEKRQDIVLSGHFIKEEHCLFRSDTKTGGEVIVTLEPCEGADTYVNGKKVTEPSILRSGNRIIMGKSHVFRFNHPEQARQERERTPCAETPAEPVDWAFAQRELLEKQGIDMKQEMEQRLQELEDQYRREREEANYLLEQQRLDYESKLEALQKQMDSRYYPEANEEEEEPEDEVQWTEREFELALWAFRKWKWYQFTSLRDLLWGNAIFLKEANAISVELKKKVQFQFVLLTDTLYSPLPPDLLPPDAAKDREKRPFPRTIVAVEVQDQKNGATHYWTLEKLRQRLDLMREMYDRAAEVPSSVIEDCDNVVTGGDPFYDRFPWFRLVGSSPLFNTCMSERMADLTPSPTFSNPDSDITEPADEQHQGQEEEEEEEEEEEEEEAEDLEEDIFPECPLCDGRDPFYDRSPLFSLVGRAFVYLSNLLYPVPLVHRVAIVSEKGEVKGFLRVAVQAISADEEAPDYGSGVRQSGTAKISFDDQHFEKFQSESCPAVGMSRSGTSQEELRIVEGQGQVSDMGPSADEVNNNTCAVTPEDLLLDSPEKPVPDGPLETALDHLKLGSIFTFRVTVLQASSISAEYADIFCQFNFIHRHDEAFSTEPLKNTGRGPPLGFYHVQNIAVEVTKSFIEYIKSQPIVFEVFGHYQQHPFPPLCKDVLSPLRPSRRHFPRVMPLSKPVPATKLSTMTRPSAGPCQCKYDLMVFFEICELEANGDYIPAVVDHRGGMPCHGTFLLHQGIQRRITVTLVHETGSLIRWKEVRELVVGRIRNTPEADESLIDPNILSLNILSSGYIHPSQDDRSFYQFETAWDSSMHNSLLLNRVTPYREKIYITLSAYIEMENCTQPAVITKDFCMVFYSRDAKLPASRSIRNLFGSGSLRASESNRVTGVYELSLCCVADAGSPGMQRRRRRVLDTSVAYVRGEENLAGWRPRSDSLILDHQWELEKLSLLQEVEKTRHYLLLREKLETTQRLGLETLSPCSSEDSESRSTSCVSTPLSVDGAPEGRTSPPETPSERQKELAVKCLRLLTHTFNREYSHSHVCISASESKLSEMSVTLMRDPSMPALGVTTLTPSSTCPSLVEGHYNAMEVRPPQVSSRAESPDLEPAVEGEQKKSPARRPEEEKEPQRLLVPDIQEIRVSPIVSKKGYLHFLEPHTNGWVKRFVVVRRPYVYIYNSDKDAVERAILNLSKAQVEYSEDQQAMLKTPNTFAVCTEHRGILLQASSDKDMHDWLYAFNPLLAGSIRSKLSRRRTAQMRI; encoded by the exons ATGGCGGGAGCATCTGTGAAGGTGGCGGTGCGCGTCCGGCCCTTCAACTCCCGGGAGATGAGCCGGGAATCTAAATGCATTATCCAGATGTCGGGAAGCACCACCA CTATCCTGAACCCGAAGCAGCCCAAAGAGACACCAAAAAGCTTCAGCTTTGACTATTCCTACTGGTCCCACACCACG CCCGCAGACATCAACTATGCATCTCAGAAGCAAGTGTACCGTGACATTGGTGAGGAGATGTTGCAACACGCCTTTGAAGGCTACAACGTCTGCATCTTCGCCTACGGGCAGACAGGTGCTGGAAAGTCCTACACCATGATGGGGAAGCAGGAGAAAGACCAGCAAGGAATCATCCCACAG CTGTGCGAAGACCTCTTCTCCCGCATCAATGACACGACAAACGACAACATGTCCTACTCTGTGGAG GTGAGCTACATGGAGATATACTGTGAGCGCGTGAGGGACCTCCTGAACCCCAAGAACAAGGGGAACCTGCGGGTGAGGGAGCATCCCCTTATGGGCCCGTATGTTGAGGACCTTTCCAAGCTGGCTGTGACCTCTTACAATGACATCCAGGACCTCATGGACTCTGGGAACAAGGCCCG CACGGTGGCTGCCACCAACATGAATGAGACCAGCAGCCGCTCCCATGCTGTGTTCAACATTATCTTCACACAGAAGCGGCATGACGCTGAGACGGACATCACCACTGAGAAG GTCAGCAAGATCAGCTTGGTGGACCTGGCAGGGAGTGAGCGAGCCGACTCCACTGGTGCGAAGGGCACAAGACTAAAG GAAGGAGCAAACATCAACAAGTCCTTGACCACATTGGGGAAAGTCATCTCTGCCCTGGCTGAAATG gATTCGGGGCCGAACAAG aacaaaaagaagaagaagacaGATTTCATCCCCTACCGGGACTCAGTGCTGACCTGGCTGCTGCGGGAGAACCTGG GGGGAAACTCCAGGACAGCCATGGTCGCTGCTCTGAGTCCTGCTGACATCAACTATGATGAGaccctcagcaccctcag GTACGCGGACCGTGCCAAGCAGATCCGCTGCAACGCCGTCATTAATGAGGACCCCAACAACAAGCTGATCCGGGAGCTGAAAGACGAGGTGGCACGCCTGCGTGACCTTCTCTACGCCCAGGGCCTCGGGGACATCATTGACA cccatcctgctgcaggaggatcCAAAT ATGTGTCCGACTTTGAGAACAATAATGATGCTAGAAGGGCTGAGCTGAGTCACCGCCATGACAATCTCTCCACAGTGACCAATGCCATCGCCGGGATCAGCCCCTCTTCCTCCTTGTCAGCCTTGTCCAGCCGTGCTGCCTCTGTCGCCAGCCTCCACGAGCGCATCATGTTTGCTCCAGGCAGTGAAGAGGCAATCGAAAGGCTCAAG GAAACTGAGAAGATCATTGCAGAGCTGAATGAGACATGGGAGGAGAAGCTGCGAAGAACGGAAGCAATCCGGATGGAGag GGAAGCGTTGCTGGCTGAAATGGGGGTGGCCATGAGAGAGGACGGAGGCACCTTGGGTGTTTTCTCTCCTAAAAAG ACGCCACACTTGGTCAACCTGAATGAGGACCCGCTCATGTCCGAGTGTCTTCTCTACTACATTAAGGATGGGATAACAAG GGTTGGCCGGGAAGATGCAGAGAAGAGACAGGACATCGTTCTCAGTGGGCACTTCATTAAGGAAGAGCACTGCCTTTTCCGCAGCGACACCAAAACCGGCGGTGAAG TGATAGTGACCCTGGAGCCCTGTGAAGGCGCTGACACCTATGTGAATGGCAAAAAGGTGACAGAGCCCAGCATCCTGCGTTCAG GAAATCGCATCATCATGGGGAAGAGCCACGTCTTCCGCTTTAACCACCCCGAGCAGGCTCGGCAGGAGCGGGAGCGGACCCCGTGCGCCGAGACACCCGCTGAGCCTGTGGACTGGGCTTTTGCTCAAagagagctgctggagaagcagggCATCGACATGAAGCAGGAGATGGAGCAGCG GCTCCAGGAACTGGAGGACCAGTACCGGAGGGAGCGGGAGGAGGCGAATTACCTTCTtgagcagcagaggctg GACTATGAGAGCAAGTTGGAGGCTTTGCAGAAGCAGATGGACTCTCGGTATTACCCTGAGGCaaatgaggaagaggaagaaccTGAAGATGAAG TGCAGTGGACGGAGCGGGAGTTTGAGCTGGCCCTCTGGGCCTTTAGGAAGTGGAAGTGGTACCAGTTCACCTCCCTCCGTGACCTGCTCTGGGGCAATGCCATCTTCCTCAAGGAAGCCAACGCCATCAGTGTggagctgaagaaaaag gtCCAGTTCCAGTTCGTGCTCCTCACCGACACACTGTACTCGCCTCTCCCCCCTGACCTCCTGCCTCCTGATGCCGCCAAGGACCGGGAAAAGCGGCCGTTCCCTCGGACCATCGTGGCCGTAGAGGTGCAGGACCAGAAGAACGGGGCGACACATTATTGGACGCTGGAGAAGCTGAG gcaaCGCCTGGACTTAATGCGTGAAATGTATGACCGTGCAGCAGAAGTGCCTTCTAGTGTCATCGAGGACTGCGACAATGTGGTGACCGGTGGAGATCCTTTCTATGACCGCTTCCCCTGGTTCAGGCTGGTTGGCAG CTCTCCTCTTTTCAACACATGCATGAGCGAGCGCATGGCTGATCTCACCCCCTCCCCTACCTTCTCGAACCCCGACTCCGACATCACCGAGCCTGCTGACGAGCAGCaccaggggcaggaggaggaggaggaggaggaggaggaggaggaggaggaggaggcggaggacCTGGAGGAAGACATCTTTCCGGAGTGCCCACTGTGTGATGGCCGGGATCCGTTTTACGACCGCTCCCCCCTGTTCAGTTTAGTAGGAAG GGCCTTTGTCTACCTGAGCAACCTCCTCTATCCTGTGCCCCTGGTGCATCGCGTGGCCATCGTCAGCGAGAAGGGCGAGGTGAAGGGCTTCCTGCGTGTGGCCGTCCAGGCCATCTCAG CGGATGAGGAAGCCCCTGACTACGGCTCCGGTGTGCGGCAGTCGGGGACGGCCAAGATCTCTTTTGATGACCAGCACTTTGAGAAG TTCCAGTCAGAGTCTTGCCCAGCGGTGGGGATGTCTCGCTCGGGGACCTCCCAGGAGGAACTGCGCATTGTCGAAGGCCAGGGACAGGTCAGCGACATGGGTCCCTCTGCTGACGAAGTCAACAACAACACCTGTGCAG tGACCCCAGAGGACCTTCTCCTGGACAGTCCAGAGAAGCCTGTGCCGGATGGGCCATTGGAGACAGCTCTGGACCACCTGAAACTGGGCAGCATCTTTACTTTCCGTGTGACAGTCCTGCAAGcctccagcatctctgcagaATATGCAGACATCTTCTGCCAGTTCAA CTTCATCCATCGCCATGACGAGGCCTTTTCAACAGAACCCTTGAAGAACACGGGACGGGGGCCACCACTGGGTTTCTATCACGTCCAAAAT ATCGCTGTGGAGGTGACCAAGTCCTTCATTGAATACATCAAGAGTCAGCCGATTGTATTTGAAGTCTTTGGGCACTACCAGCAGCACCCGTTCCCACCCCTCTGCAAGGACGTCCTGAG CCCACTGAGGCCGTCCCGGCGCCACTTCCCCCGTGTGATGCCGCTCTCCAAACCAG TGCCTGCGACAAAGCTGAGCACCATGACTCGGCCCAGCGCTGGTCCGTGCCAGTGCAAGTATGACCTGATGGTCTTCTTTGAGATCTGTGAGCTGGAGGCCAACGGCGA CTACATTCCTGCTGTCGTGGACCACCGTGGAGGCATGCCATGCCACGGGACCTTCCTTCTCCACCAG GGCATCCAGAGGAGAATCACCGTCACCTTGGTGCATGAAACGGGCAGCCTCATCCGCTGGAAGGAAGTGCGTGAGCTGGTCGTGG gtcGGATCCGGAACACCCCAGAAGCAGATGAGTCTCTCATTGACCCCAACATCTTGTCTCTGAACATCCTCTCCTCTGGGTACATCCACCCCTCCCAGGATGACCG GAGCTTCTACCAGTTTGAGACAGCGTGGGATAGCTCCATGCACAACTCGCTGCTGCTCAACCGTGTCACCCCGTACCGGGAGAAAATCTACATCACTCTTTCTGCCTACATTGAG aTGGAGAACTGCACTCAGCCTGCCGTCATCACCAAAGACTTCTGCATGGTTTTCTACTCCCGGGATGCCAAGCTTCCTGCCTCCCGCTCCATCCGCAACCTTTTTGGCAGTGGCAGCCTGCGGGCTTCTGAGAG CAACCGTGTGACGGGAGTCTATGAGCTCAGCCTCTGCTGTGTGGCTGACGCTGGCAGCCCAG GTATGCAGAGACGGCGCCGGCGTGTGCTGGACACCTCTGTAGCCTACGTGCGGGGAGAGGAGAACCTGGCTGGCTGGCGGCCCCGCAGCGACAGCCTCATCCTCGACCATCAGTGGGAGCTGGAGAAACTCAGCCTCCTGCAAGAA gtGGAGAAGACAAGGCACTACCTGCTCCTGCGTGAGAAGCTGGAGACGACCCAGCGCCTGGGCCTGGAGACCCtgtccccctgctccagtgAGGACTCCGAGTCCCGAAGCACCTCCTGCGTCTCTACCCCGCTTTCTGTTGACGGGGCCCCTGAGGGCCGCACCTCTCCCCCTGAGACCCCCAGCGAGAGACAGAAGGAGCTGGCCGTGAAG TGCTTACGCCTGCTCACACACACCTTCAACAGGGAGTACAGCCACAGCCACGTCTGCATTAGCGCCAGTGAGAGCAAG CTGTCCGAAATGTCTGTGACCCTGATGAGAGACCCCTCCATGCCAGCCCTTGGGGTCACCACTCTCACCCCCTCCTCAACCTGCCCGTCACTGGTGGAAGGACACTACAACGCCATGGAGGTCAG ACCCCCCCAGGTCTCTTCCAGGGCAGAGAGCCCTGACCTTGAGCCTGCAGTAGAAGGAGAGCAGAAGAAGTCCCCAGCCCGCCGGcctgaggaggagaaggagccCCAGCGTTTGCTGGTGCCTGACATCCAAGAGATTCGGGTCAG CCCCATCGTCTCCAAAAAGGGCTACTTGCACTTCCTGGAGCCCCACACCAATGGGTGGGTGAAGCGCTTTGTGGTGGTCCGACGCCCATATGTCTACATCTACAACTCGGACAAGGATGCAGTTGAGAGGGCCATACTAAATCTCTCCAAGGCCCAGGTGGAGTACAGCGAGGACCAGCAGGCCATGCTCAAG ACCCCGAACACGTTCGCAGTGTGCACAGAGCACCGGGGCATCCTGCTGCAGGCAAGCAGTGACAAGGACATGCACGACTGGCTCTACGCCTTCAACCCCCTCCTGGCTGGGTCCATAAG ATCAAAGCTGTCCAGAAGGA
- the KIF1A gene encoding kinesin-like protein KIF1A isoform X4: MAGASVKVAVRVRPFNSREMSRESKCIIQMSGSTTTILNPKQPKETPKSFSFDYSYWSHTTPADINYASQKQVYRDIGEEMLQHAFEGYNVCIFAYGQTGAGKSYTMMGKQEKDQQGIIPQLCEDLFSRINDTTNDNMSYSVEVSYMEIYCERVRDLLNPKNKGNLRVREHPLMGPYVEDLSKLAVTSYNDIQDLMDSGNKARTVAATNMNETSSRSHAVFNIIFTQKRHDAETDITTEKVSKISLVDLAGSERADSTGAKGTRLKEGANINKSLTTLGKVISALAEMDSGPNKNKKKKKTDFIPYRDSVLTWLLRENLGGNSRTAMVAALSPADINYDETLSTLRYADRAKQIRCNAVINEDPNNKLIRELKDEVARLRDLLYAQGLGDIIDTHPAAGGSKYVSDFENNNDARRAELSHRHDNLSTVTNAIAGISPSSSLSALSSRAASVASLHERIMFAPGSEEAIERLKETEKIIAELNETWEEKLRRTEAIRMEREALLAEMGVAMREDGGTLGVFSPKKTPHLVNLNEDPLMSECLLYYIKDGITRVGREDAEKRQDIVLSGHFIKEEHCLFRSDTKTGGEVIVTLEPCEGADTYVNGKKVTEPSILRSGNRIIMGKSHVFRFNHPEQARQERERTPCAETPAEPVDWAFAQRELLEKQGIDMKQEMEQRLQELEDQYRREREEANYLLEQQRLDYESKLEALQKQMDSRYYPEANEEEEEPEDEVQWTEREFELALWAFRKWKWYQFTSLRDLLWGNAIFLKEANAISVELKKKVQFQFVLLTDTLYSPLPPDLLPPDAAKDREKRPFPRTIVAVEVQDQKNGATHYWTLEKLRQRLDLMREMYDRAAEVPSSVIEDCDNVVTGGDPFYDRFPWFRLVGSSPLFNTCMSERMADLTPSPTFSNPDSDITEPADEQHQGQEEEEEEEEEEEEEEAEDLEEDIFPECPLCDGRDPFYDRSPLFSLVGRAFVYLSNLLYPVPLVHRVAIVSEKGEVKGFLRVAVQAISADEEAPDYGSGVRQSGTAKISFDDQHFEKFQSESCPAVGMSRSGTSQEELRIVEGQGQVSDMGPSADEVNNNTCAVTPEDLLLDSPEKPVPDGPLETALDHLKLGSIFTFRVTVLQASSISAEYADIFCQFNFIHRHDEAFSTEPLKNTGRGPPLGFYHVQNIAVEVTKSFIEYIKSQPIVFEVFGHYQQHPFPPLCKDVLSPLRPSRRHFPRVMPLSKPVPATKLSTMTRPSAGPCQCKYDLMVFFEICELEANGDYIPAVVDHRGGMPCHGTFLLHQGIQRRITVTLVHETGSLIRWKEVRELVVGRIRNTPEADESLIDPNILSLNILSSGYIHPSQDDRQFLDSDMPSISFGNDTRSFYQFETAWDSSMHNSLLLNRVTPYREKIYITLSAYIEMENCTQPAVITKDFCMVFYSRDAKLPASRSIRNLFGSGSLRASESNRVTGVYELSLCCVADAGSPGMQRRRRRVLDTSVAYVRGEENLAGWRPRSDSLILDHQWELEKLSLLQEVEKTRHYLLLREKLETTQRLGLETLSPCSSEDSESRSTSCVSTPLSVDGAPEGRTSPPETPSERQKELAVKCLRLLTHTFNREYSHSHVCISASESKLSEMSVTLMRDPSMPALGVTTLTPSSTCPSLVEGHYNAMEVRPPQVSSRAESPDLEPAVEGEQKKSPARRPEEEKEPQRLLVPDIQEIRVSPIVSKKGYLHFLEPHTNGWVKRFVVVRRPYVYIYNSDKDAVERAILNLSKAQVEYSEDQQAMLKTPNTFAVCTEHRGILLQASSDKDMHDWLYAFNPLLAGSIRSKLSRRRTAQMRI; this comes from the exons ATGGCGGGAGCATCTGTGAAGGTGGCGGTGCGCGTCCGGCCCTTCAACTCCCGGGAGATGAGCCGGGAATCTAAATGCATTATCCAGATGTCGGGAAGCACCACCA CTATCCTGAACCCGAAGCAGCCCAAAGAGACACCAAAAAGCTTCAGCTTTGACTATTCCTACTGGTCCCACACCACG CCCGCAGACATCAACTATGCATCTCAGAAGCAAGTGTACCGTGACATTGGTGAGGAGATGTTGCAACACGCCTTTGAAGGCTACAACGTCTGCATCTTCGCCTACGGGCAGACAGGTGCTGGAAAGTCCTACACCATGATGGGGAAGCAGGAGAAAGACCAGCAAGGAATCATCCCACAG CTGTGCGAAGACCTCTTCTCCCGCATCAATGACACGACAAACGACAACATGTCCTACTCTGTGGAG GTGAGCTACATGGAGATATACTGTGAGCGCGTGAGGGACCTCCTGAACCCCAAGAACAAGGGGAACCTGCGGGTGAGGGAGCATCCCCTTATGGGCCCGTATGTTGAGGACCTTTCCAAGCTGGCTGTGACCTCTTACAATGACATCCAGGACCTCATGGACTCTGGGAACAAGGCCCG CACGGTGGCTGCCACCAACATGAATGAGACCAGCAGCCGCTCCCATGCTGTGTTCAACATTATCTTCACACAGAAGCGGCATGACGCTGAGACGGACATCACCACTGAGAAG GTCAGCAAGATCAGCTTGGTGGACCTGGCAGGGAGTGAGCGAGCCGACTCCACTGGTGCGAAGGGCACAAGACTAAAG GAAGGAGCAAACATCAACAAGTCCTTGACCACATTGGGGAAAGTCATCTCTGCCCTGGCTGAAATG gATTCGGGGCCGAACAAG aacaaaaagaagaagaagacaGATTTCATCCCCTACCGGGACTCAGTGCTGACCTGGCTGCTGCGGGAGAACCTGG GGGGAAACTCCAGGACAGCCATGGTCGCTGCTCTGAGTCCTGCTGACATCAACTATGATGAGaccctcagcaccctcag GTACGCGGACCGTGCCAAGCAGATCCGCTGCAACGCCGTCATTAATGAGGACCCCAACAACAAGCTGATCCGGGAGCTGAAAGACGAGGTGGCACGCCTGCGTGACCTTCTCTACGCCCAGGGCCTCGGGGACATCATTGACA cccatcctgctgcaggaggatcCAAAT ATGTGTCCGACTTTGAGAACAATAATGATGCTAGAAGGGCTGAGCTGAGTCACCGCCATGACAATCTCTCCACAGTGACCAATGCCATCGCCGGGATCAGCCCCTCTTCCTCCTTGTCAGCCTTGTCCAGCCGTGCTGCCTCTGTCGCCAGCCTCCACGAGCGCATCATGTTTGCTCCAGGCAGTGAAGAGGCAATCGAAAGGCTCAAG GAAACTGAGAAGATCATTGCAGAGCTGAATGAGACATGGGAGGAGAAGCTGCGAAGAACGGAAGCAATCCGGATGGAGag GGAAGCGTTGCTGGCTGAAATGGGGGTGGCCATGAGAGAGGACGGAGGCACCTTGGGTGTTTTCTCTCCTAAAAAG ACGCCACACTTGGTCAACCTGAATGAGGACCCGCTCATGTCCGAGTGTCTTCTCTACTACATTAAGGATGGGATAACAAG GGTTGGCCGGGAAGATGCAGAGAAGAGACAGGACATCGTTCTCAGTGGGCACTTCATTAAGGAAGAGCACTGCCTTTTCCGCAGCGACACCAAAACCGGCGGTGAAG TGATAGTGACCCTGGAGCCCTGTGAAGGCGCTGACACCTATGTGAATGGCAAAAAGGTGACAGAGCCCAGCATCCTGCGTTCAG GAAATCGCATCATCATGGGGAAGAGCCACGTCTTCCGCTTTAACCACCCCGAGCAGGCTCGGCAGGAGCGGGAGCGGACCCCGTGCGCCGAGACACCCGCTGAGCCTGTGGACTGGGCTTTTGCTCAAagagagctgctggagaagcagggCATCGACATGAAGCAGGAGATGGAGCAGCG GCTCCAGGAACTGGAGGACCAGTACCGGAGGGAGCGGGAGGAGGCGAATTACCTTCTtgagcagcagaggctg GACTATGAGAGCAAGTTGGAGGCTTTGCAGAAGCAGATGGACTCTCGGTATTACCCTGAGGCaaatgaggaagaggaagaaccTGAAGATGAAG TGCAGTGGACGGAGCGGGAGTTTGAGCTGGCCCTCTGGGCCTTTAGGAAGTGGAAGTGGTACCAGTTCACCTCCCTCCGTGACCTGCTCTGGGGCAATGCCATCTTCCTCAAGGAAGCCAACGCCATCAGTGTggagctgaagaaaaag gtCCAGTTCCAGTTCGTGCTCCTCACCGACACACTGTACTCGCCTCTCCCCCCTGACCTCCTGCCTCCTGATGCCGCCAAGGACCGGGAAAAGCGGCCGTTCCCTCGGACCATCGTGGCCGTAGAGGTGCAGGACCAGAAGAACGGGGCGACACATTATTGGACGCTGGAGAAGCTGAG gcaaCGCCTGGACTTAATGCGTGAAATGTATGACCGTGCAGCAGAAGTGCCTTCTAGTGTCATCGAGGACTGCGACAATGTGGTGACCGGTGGAGATCCTTTCTATGACCGCTTCCCCTGGTTCAGGCTGGTTGGCAG CTCTCCTCTTTTCAACACATGCATGAGCGAGCGCATGGCTGATCTCACCCCCTCCCCTACCTTCTCGAACCCCGACTCCGACATCACCGAGCCTGCTGACGAGCAGCaccaggggcaggaggaggaggaggaggaggaggaggaggaggaggaggaggaggcggaggacCTGGAGGAAGACATCTTTCCGGAGTGCCCACTGTGTGATGGCCGGGATCCGTTTTACGACCGCTCCCCCCTGTTCAGTTTAGTAGGAAG GGCCTTTGTCTACCTGAGCAACCTCCTCTATCCTGTGCCCCTGGTGCATCGCGTGGCCATCGTCAGCGAGAAGGGCGAGGTGAAGGGCTTCCTGCGTGTGGCCGTCCAGGCCATCTCAG CGGATGAGGAAGCCCCTGACTACGGCTCCGGTGTGCGGCAGTCGGGGACGGCCAAGATCTCTTTTGATGACCAGCACTTTGAGAAG TTCCAGTCAGAGTCTTGCCCAGCGGTGGGGATGTCTCGCTCGGGGACCTCCCAGGAGGAACTGCGCATTGTCGAAGGCCAGGGACAGGTCAGCGACATGGGTCCCTCTGCTGACGAAGTCAACAACAACACCTGTGCAG tGACCCCAGAGGACCTTCTCCTGGACAGTCCAGAGAAGCCTGTGCCGGATGGGCCATTGGAGACAGCTCTGGACCACCTGAAACTGGGCAGCATCTTTACTTTCCGTGTGACAGTCCTGCAAGcctccagcatctctgcagaATATGCAGACATCTTCTGCCAGTTCAA CTTCATCCATCGCCATGACGAGGCCTTTTCAACAGAACCCTTGAAGAACACGGGACGGGGGCCACCACTGGGTTTCTATCACGTCCAAAAT ATCGCTGTGGAGGTGACCAAGTCCTTCATTGAATACATCAAGAGTCAGCCGATTGTATTTGAAGTCTTTGGGCACTACCAGCAGCACCCGTTCCCACCCCTCTGCAAGGACGTCCTGAG CCCACTGAGGCCGTCCCGGCGCCACTTCCCCCGTGTGATGCCGCTCTCCAAACCAG TGCCTGCGACAAAGCTGAGCACCATGACTCGGCCCAGCGCTGGTCCGTGCCAGTGCAAGTATGACCTGATGGTCTTCTTTGAGATCTGTGAGCTGGAGGCCAACGGCGA CTACATTCCTGCTGTCGTGGACCACCGTGGAGGCATGCCATGCCACGGGACCTTCCTTCTCCACCAG GGCATCCAGAGGAGAATCACCGTCACCTTGGTGCATGAAACGGGCAGCCTCATCCGCTGGAAGGAAGTGCGTGAGCTGGTCGTGG gtcGGATCCGGAACACCCCAGAAGCAGATGAGTCTCTCATTGACCCCAACATCTTGTCTCTGAACATCCTCTCCTCTGGGTACATCCACCCCTCCCAGGATGACCG GCAGTTTCTTGATTCGGATATGCCTAG CATTTCGTTCGGAAATGACACTAG GAGCTTCTACCAGTTTGAGACAGCGTGGGATAGCTCCATGCACAACTCGCTGCTGCTCAACCGTGTCACCCCGTACCGGGAGAAAATCTACATCACTCTTTCTGCCTACATTGAG aTGGAGAACTGCACTCAGCCTGCCGTCATCACCAAAGACTTCTGCATGGTTTTCTACTCCCGGGATGCCAAGCTTCCTGCCTCCCGCTCCATCCGCAACCTTTTTGGCAGTGGCAGCCTGCGGGCTTCTGAGAG CAACCGTGTGACGGGAGTCTATGAGCTCAGCCTCTGCTGTGTGGCTGACGCTGGCAGCCCAG GTATGCAGAGACGGCGCCGGCGTGTGCTGGACACCTCTGTAGCCTACGTGCGGGGAGAGGAGAACCTGGCTGGCTGGCGGCCCCGCAGCGACAGCCTCATCCTCGACCATCAGTGGGAGCTGGAGAAACTCAGCCTCCTGCAAGAA gtGGAGAAGACAAGGCACTACCTGCTCCTGCGTGAGAAGCTGGAGACGACCCAGCGCCTGGGCCTGGAGACCCtgtccccctgctccagtgAGGACTCCGAGTCCCGAAGCACCTCCTGCGTCTCTACCCCGCTTTCTGTTGACGGGGCCCCTGAGGGCCGCACCTCTCCCCCTGAGACCCCCAGCGAGAGACAGAAGGAGCTGGCCGTGAAG TGCTTACGCCTGCTCACACACACCTTCAACAGGGAGTACAGCCACAGCCACGTCTGCATTAGCGCCAGTGAGAGCAAG CTGTCCGAAATGTCTGTGACCCTGATGAGAGACCCCTCCATGCCAGCCCTTGGGGTCACCACTCTCACCCCCTCCTCAACCTGCCCGTCACTGGTGGAAGGACACTACAACGCCATGGAGGTCAG ACCCCCCCAGGTCTCTTCCAGGGCAGAGAGCCCTGACCTTGAGCCTGCAGTAGAAGGAGAGCAGAAGAAGTCCCCAGCCCGCCGGcctgaggaggagaaggagccCCAGCGTTTGCTGGTGCCTGACATCCAAGAGATTCGGGTCAG CCCCATCGTCTCCAAAAAGGGCTACTTGCACTTCCTGGAGCCCCACACCAATGGGTGGGTGAAGCGCTTTGTGGTGGTCCGACGCCCATATGTCTACATCTACAACTCGGACAAGGATGCAGTTGAGAGGGCCATACTAAATCTCTCCAAGGCCCAGGTGGAGTACAGCGAGGACCAGCAGGCCATGCTCAAG ACCCCGAACACGTTCGCAGTGTGCACAGAGCACCGGGGCATCCTGCTGCAGGCAAGCAGTGACAAGGACATGCACGACTGGCTCTACGCCTTCAACCCCCTCCTGGCTGGGTCCATAAG ATCAAAGCTGTCCAGAAGGA